GCTGAACACCGGGCAGCACATCCCAAGCAGAAGCCCTACGTGTGCCAGGCATATGGGAGAGAGTTCAAGTCCAGTGCGTACCATAACCAGCAGCAGATGCAGCAGGGTGTAGACAAGCCTGTCAGAAGGGATGAGGACAGGGCCTCCCTCATGAAGAGCTGCAGAGATGATGCATCAAAGAAACCTTTCACAgtcagggagggtgggaaggactTTGCGGATGGGAAGGCCGGATCCGGCTTTCTGCCGCATCAGGTCCCTCACAGAGTGGAGGAGCCACCCCGGGACACTGGTGTCGGGGATCGTCACACCGTCCAAAGCCATAACAAGCGCAGCGAGTCTGGGAACACTTTCAGTGACAAACGCGCACTCGTTCAGCACCAGAGAACCCATgctggagaaaggccttatgagtgcaACAAATGTGGGATATTCTTTAGCCATGCCTCCGGCCTCCTTCAACACCAGAGAGACCACAACAGAGGAAAGCCTTATGAGTGCCGGGAATGTGGGAAGTTCTTCAGCCAACACTCGAGTCTCATTAAACATCAGAGAGTTCACACCGGGGAAAGCCCCCACGTGTGCAGCGAATGTGGGAAGTTCTTCAGCCGGAACTCCAACCTCATTCAACATAagagagttcacactggagagaagccttATGAGTGCAGCGAATGCGGGAAATTCTTCAGCCAGCGCTCCAACCTCATTCATCACAAGAGGGTTCATACTGGCAGAAGCGCTCACGAGTGCAGCGAGTGTGGGAAATCTTTCAACTGCAACTCCAGTCTCATCAAACATTGGAgggttcacactggagaaagacCTTACCAGTGCAACGAGTGCGGGAAATTCTTCAGCCACATCGCCAGTCTTATCCAACATCAGATAGTCCACACTGGCGAACGGCCTTACGGGTGCAgcgaatgtgggaaagccttcagccGGAGCTCTGACCTCATGAAGCATCAGAGAGTCCACACTGGGGAACGGCCTTATGAGTGCATCGAATGTGGGAAATTGTTTAG
The sequence above is a segment of the Leopardus geoffroyi isolate Oge1 chromosome E2, O.geoffroyi_Oge1_pat1.0, whole genome shotgun sequence genome. Coding sequences within it:
- the ZNF792 gene encoding zinc finger protein 792 isoform X2 produces the protein MAAAAALRDPAQEEWGLLDEAQRLLYCDVMLENFALIASLGLTSFRSHIVAQLEMGAEPWVPDRVDMTSAMARGAYSGPGSDFCSGTEGEHSASVEGVPRDRNLKAALSGQKDYSCDMCGLHLKDILALAEHRAAHPKQKPYVCQAYGREFKSSAYHNQQQMQQGVDKPVRRDEDRASLMKSCRDDASKKPFTVREGGKDFADGKAGSGFLPHQVPHRVEEPPRDTGVGDRHTVQSHNKRSESGNTFSDKRALVQHQRTHAGERPYECNKCGIFFSHASGLLQHQRDHNRGKPYECRECGKFFSQHSSLIKHQRVHTGESPHVCSECGKFFSRNSNLIQHKRVHTGEKPYECSECGKFFSQRSNLIHHKRVHTGRSAHECSECGKSFNCNSSLIKHWRVHTGERPYQCNECGKFFSHIASLIQHQIVHTGERPYGCSECGKAFSRSSDLMKHQRVHTGERPYECIECGKLFSQSSSLNSHRRLHTGERPYQCPECGKFFNQSSSLNNHRRLHTGERPYECLECGKTFRQRSNLRQHQKVHKPDRPYKCSECGKAFSQRPTLVRHQKIHIRERSAENVLPPPAQPCAVEISSEGRLYEGAISQRLNLVHPNVHTGKIPYEC
- the ZNF792 gene encoding zinc finger protein 792 isoform X1, producing MAAAAALRDPAQGCVTFEDVTIYFSQEEWGLLDEAQRLLYCDVMLENFALIASLGLTSFRSHIVAQLEMGAEPWVPDRVDMTSAMARGAYSGPGSDFCSGTEGEHSASVEGVPRDRNLKAALSGQKDYSCDMCGLHLKDILALAEHRAAHPKQKPYVCQAYGREFKSSAYHNQQQMQQGVDKPVRRDEDRASLMKSCRDDASKKPFTVREGGKDFADGKAGSGFLPHQVPHRVEEPPRDTGVGDRHTVQSHNKRSESGNTFSDKRALVQHQRTHAGERPYECNKCGIFFSHASGLLQHQRDHNRGKPYECRECGKFFSQHSSLIKHQRVHTGESPHVCSECGKFFSRNSNLIQHKRVHTGEKPYECSECGKFFSQRSNLIHHKRVHTGRSAHECSECGKSFNCNSSLIKHWRVHTGERPYQCNECGKFFSHIASLIQHQIVHTGERPYGCSECGKAFSRSSDLMKHQRVHTGERPYECIECGKLFSQSSSLNSHRRLHTGERPYQCPECGKFFNQSSSLNNHRRLHTGERPYECLECGKTFRQRSNLRQHQKVHKPDRPYKCSECGKAFSQRPTLVRHQKIHIRERSAENVLPPPAQPCAVEISSEGRLYEGAISQRLNLVHPNVHTGKIPYEC